Proteins from a genomic interval of Corvus moneduloides isolate bCorMon1 chromosome 6, bCorMon1.pri, whole genome shotgun sequence:
- the ERO1A gene encoding ERO1-like protein alpha isoform X1: MAAGILLLALLALPAALPRGAERRCFCQVTGYLDDCTCDVETIDAFNNYKLFPRLNELLESDYFRYYKVNLQKPCPFWDDSSHCGMRDCAVQPCPSDEVPDGIRSGSYKYSEEANNLAEECEEAKRLGAVDDSLSTETRQAVLQWTQHDDSSDSFCEADDIHSPDAEYVDLLLNPERYTGYKGPDAWKIWNSIYEENCFKPQNVKRPLASGRGDDGGQMFYKWLKGVCVEKRAFYRLISGLHASINIHLSARYLLQDTWSEKKWGPNVTEFQQRFDEVLTRGEGPRRLKNLYFLYLIELRALSKVLPFFERPDFQLYTGNKSQDAETKHLLLEILHLAKSFPLHFDENSFFAGNKKEAAKLKEEFRLHFKNISKIMDCVGCFKCRLWGKLQTQGLGTALKILFSENLIEKIPESGPSYGFQLTRQEIVALFNAFGRVSTSVKELENFRNILQNMR; the protein is encoded by the exons ATGGCGGCCGGGATCCTCCTGCTGGCGCTGCTGGCGCTGccggccgcgctgccccgcgGCGCCGAGCGACGCTGCTTCTGCCAG gTTACTGGTTATTTAGATGACTGCACCTGTGATGTAGAAACCATTGATGCCTTCAACAACTACAAACTTTTTCCTAGACTGAATGAACTCCTGGAAAGTGACTATTTTAGATACTACAAG GTAAACCTACAGAAACCTTGTCCTTTTTGGGATGACAGCAGTCACTGTGGAATGAGAGACTGTGCTGTACAGCCCTGCCCCTCT gATGAAGTCCCTGATGGAATCAGATCTGGAAGTTACAAG TACTCAGAAGAAGCCAATAACCTCGCTGAAGAATGTGAAGAGGCCAAGAGACTTGGAGCTGTTGATGACTCTTTGAG CACAGAAACCcggcaggcagtgctgcagtggaCACAGCACGACGACTCCTCGGACAGCTTCTGTGAGGCTGATG ACATCCATTCTCCTGATGCTGAGTACGTGGATTTACTCCTGAATCCAGAACGTTACACTGGCTACAAGGGGCCGGATGCCTGGAAAATTTGGAACAGTATTTATGAAGAAAACTGCTTCAA GCCTCAGAATGTAAAAAGACCTTTGGCATCTGGCAGAG GAGATGACGGAG ggCAGATGTTTTACAAGTGGCTCAAAG GGGTCTGTGTGGAGAAAAGAGCTTTCTACAGGCTCATCTCTGGTCTCCACGCCAGCATCAACATCCACCTGAGTGCCAGGTACCTCCTGCAAG atACATGGTCAGAGAAGAAATGGGGCCCCAACGTCACGGAGTTCCAGCAGAGGTTTGATGAAGTCCTCACCAGAGGGGAAGGGCCCAGAAGACTCAAGAACCTCTATTTTCTGTACCTGATAGAGCTGAGGGCCCTCTCCAAAGTGCTGCCCTTCTTTGAGCGCCCGGATTTCCAGCTGTACACTGGGAATAAAAGCCAGGATGCAGAAACGAagcacctgctgctggaaatcCTCCATCTGGCCAA GTCTTTCCCGCTGCATTTCGATGAAAACTCCTTCTTTGCAGGGAATAAAAAGGAAGCTGCTAAACTAAAG GAGGAATTTAGGCTGCACTTCAAGAATATTTCCAAGATCATGGACTGTGTTGGCTGCTTCAAGTGCCGGCTGTGGGGGAAGTTGCAG acacagggCTTGGGTACAGCACTGAAGATCCTCTTCTCAGAGAACCTCATCGAAAAGATTCCCGAGAGCGGCCCTTCCTATGGATTCCAGCTGACCAGACAAGAAATCGTGGCCTTATTTAATGCCTTTGGAAG GGTTTCAACCAGCGTGAAAGAACTGGAAAACTTTAGGAATATCTTACAAAACATGAGGTGA
- the ERO1A gene encoding ERO1-like protein alpha isoform X2: MLSLGVTGYLDDCTCDVETIDAFNNYKLFPRLNELLESDYFRYYKVNLQKPCPFWDDSSHCGMRDCAVQPCPSDEVPDGIRSGSYKYSEEANNLAEECEEAKRLGAVDDSLSTETRQAVLQWTQHDDSSDSFCEADDIHSPDAEYVDLLLNPERYTGYKGPDAWKIWNSIYEENCFKPQNVKRPLASGRGDDGGQMFYKWLKGVCVEKRAFYRLISGLHASINIHLSARYLLQDTWSEKKWGPNVTEFQQRFDEVLTRGEGPRRLKNLYFLYLIELRALSKVLPFFERPDFQLYTGNKSQDAETKHLLLEILHLAKSFPLHFDENSFFAGNKKEAAKLKEEFRLHFKNISKIMDCVGCFKCRLWGKLQTQGLGTALKILFSENLIEKIPESGPSYGFQLTRQEIVALFNAFGRVSTSVKELENFRNILQNMR; this comes from the exons ATGCTGTCATTAGGG gTTACTGGTTATTTAGATGACTGCACCTGTGATGTAGAAACCATTGATGCCTTCAACAACTACAAACTTTTTCCTAGACTGAATGAACTCCTGGAAAGTGACTATTTTAGATACTACAAG GTAAACCTACAGAAACCTTGTCCTTTTTGGGATGACAGCAGTCACTGTGGAATGAGAGACTGTGCTGTACAGCCCTGCCCCTCT gATGAAGTCCCTGATGGAATCAGATCTGGAAGTTACAAG TACTCAGAAGAAGCCAATAACCTCGCTGAAGAATGTGAAGAGGCCAAGAGACTTGGAGCTGTTGATGACTCTTTGAG CACAGAAACCcggcaggcagtgctgcagtggaCACAGCACGACGACTCCTCGGACAGCTTCTGTGAGGCTGATG ACATCCATTCTCCTGATGCTGAGTACGTGGATTTACTCCTGAATCCAGAACGTTACACTGGCTACAAGGGGCCGGATGCCTGGAAAATTTGGAACAGTATTTATGAAGAAAACTGCTTCAA GCCTCAGAATGTAAAAAGACCTTTGGCATCTGGCAGAG GAGATGACGGAG ggCAGATGTTTTACAAGTGGCTCAAAG GGGTCTGTGTGGAGAAAAGAGCTTTCTACAGGCTCATCTCTGGTCTCCACGCCAGCATCAACATCCACCTGAGTGCCAGGTACCTCCTGCAAG atACATGGTCAGAGAAGAAATGGGGCCCCAACGTCACGGAGTTCCAGCAGAGGTTTGATGAAGTCCTCACCAGAGGGGAAGGGCCCAGAAGACTCAAGAACCTCTATTTTCTGTACCTGATAGAGCTGAGGGCCCTCTCCAAAGTGCTGCCCTTCTTTGAGCGCCCGGATTTCCAGCTGTACACTGGGAATAAAAGCCAGGATGCAGAAACGAagcacctgctgctggaaatcCTCCATCTGGCCAA GTCTTTCCCGCTGCATTTCGATGAAAACTCCTTCTTTGCAGGGAATAAAAAGGAAGCTGCTAAACTAAAG GAGGAATTTAGGCTGCACTTCAAGAATATTTCCAAGATCATGGACTGTGTTGGCTGCTTCAAGTGCCGGCTGTGGGGGAAGTTGCAG acacagggCTTGGGTACAGCACTGAAGATCCTCTTCTCAGAGAACCTCATCGAAAAGATTCCCGAGAGCGGCCCTTCCTATGGATTCCAGCTGACCAGACAAGAAATCGTGGCCTTATTTAATGCCTTTGGAAG GGTTTCAACCAGCGTGAAAGAACTGGAAAACTTTAGGAATATCTTACAAAACATGAGGTGA